GCCTTCTACGCGTACATCTCCCGCGGCCTCGGCGGCACGGCCGGCGCCGGCGCCGCGATGGTCGCGCTCGTCTCCTACAACGCCCTCCAGGTCGGCATCTACGGCATCTTCGGCTTCGAGGTCTCCGGGCTGTTCGCCACCTACCTGGACACCGAGGTCGCCTGGTGGATACCGGCGCTCCTGGCCGTGCTCCTCGTCGGCGCTCTCGGCTGGCTGAAGATCGACCTCAACGCGCGCGTGCTCGGCGTTCTGCTGATCATCGAGGTCGCCCTGGTCGTCATCTTCGACGTCGCCGCGCTCGCCGACCCCGGGAAGGAGGGGCTGTCGCTGCACGCCTTCAACCCGGACACGCTCACCGGCGCGGGCATCGGCACCGCCCTGTGCTTCTGCGTCGCCGCCTTCCTCGGCTTCGAGCAGGCCCCCGTCTACGCCGAGGAGACCAGTCGCCCGCACATTCTCGTGCCCCGTGTGATGTTCCTGGCCATCGGCGGCATCGCCGTCTTCTACACGATCAGCTGCTGGGCGTACACCGTCGCCACCGGTCCCTCGGCGATCGTCGGCACCGCGCAGGAGCAGAGCGCCGGGCTGCTGTTCTTCCTCACCGAGGACCTGCTCGGGCCCGGCTTCACCGACGTCCTGCACGTGCTGTTCGTGACCGGCATGTTCGCGGCGATGCTCAGCTTCCACAACGTCGTCGCGCGCTACGCCTTCGCCATGGGCCGCGAGGGCCTGCTGCCCGCCGCCTTCGGCCGCACCAGCGGCGCGAGCGGCGCCCCCGGGACGGGTTCGCTGCTGCAGACCGTGATCTCGCTCGTGGTCGTCGCCGTGTTCGCGTTCACCGACGACAAGCCGGCCGGCGACCCGACGGCACCGGTCCTGCACCTGTTCACCTGGATGGGCAGCCTCGGCGCGCTGGGCGTCGCCGCGCTGATGGCCGCCGCCTCGGCCTCGGTCGTCGTCTTCTTCGTCCGCCGTGGCGCCGTCGCCGCCCAGTTCTGGCGACTGGCCGCCTCCGCGCTCGCCGTTCTCGCGCTGGCCTTCATCGTCGTCTACACCGTCAAGGACTTCGACGTCCTGATCGGGGCCGGCCCGGGCTCGTCCCTGAGCTGGGCTCTTCCCGCGGTCATCGCCCTCGCCCTGGCCGTGGGCCTGATCCAGGGCCTGCTCCTGCGCTCCCGCGCCCCCGAGAAGCACGCCCGCATCGGACTCGGCAACGAGGCGTTCCAGCTGGAGAAGGCCGCCCGCGGCGACTGATGAGAGCCGGGTGAGAGGTGGTTACGGAAATCTGACGGGCACCCGCGATCCCTGGTCCAGCGGGGGGACGCGGGTGTTCGATGAGCAGGTGAACTACGAACCACCCGAAGAGCCGCGGGGCAAACCGATGGGCCGCCGCGTCCTCCTCGGCACCCTGGCCCTGGGCGCCCTCGGCGTGGCCACCGCGCCGACCCTGCAACGCGGCATGGAGTCCTTCCTGGCGAGCGCCTCCGACAAGGACCCCACCGGCCTGACCGACCTGCTCCCCAACGGCGGCGGCTTCCGCTACTACTCGGTCGCCTCCTCCGTACCCCGCAAGAACGCCACCACCTACCGCCTCACGGTCGACGGCCTGGTCGACCACCCCCGGACCTACACGCTCGCCGACCTGCGCGCCCTGCCGCAGACCCGGATGGTGCGCGACGTCCAGTGCGTCACCGGCTGGCGGGTACCCGAGACACCGTTCGAAGGTGTGCGCCTGTCCCGGCTGCTCGACGCCGCGGGAGTGCGCGAGGGGGCCGGGGCGGTGCGCTTCACCTGCTTCGACGGCACCTACACCGAGAGCCTCACCCTCGACCAGGCCCGCCGCGCGGACGTCCTGGTCGCCCTGCGCATGCAGGACAAGGACCTGGGCCACAGCCACGGCGGCCCGGTCCGTCTCTATGTGGCCCCCATGTACTTCTACAAGTCCGCCAAGTGGCTCTCCGGCATCACCGTCACCAAGGACGTGCGGCCCGGCTACTGGGAGGAACGGGGTTACGACGTCGACGCCTGGGTCGGCCGCTCGAACGGACGCGACGATGAGCCTACGACTTGACGCACCCCGCCGGACCACCGACGTCCGGCGCTTCACCAGGGCCGAACGCTGGATGCACCGTACGACGGCCGCGCTGATGGGCGTGTGCGTGGTGACGGCGGCCTGTCTGTACGTTCCGCAGCTCGCCGAACTCGTCGGGCGCCGCGAGCTGGTGGTCCGCATCCACGAGTGGGCCGGCCTCGCCCTGCCCGTTCCGGTACTGGCCGGCCTCGCCTCCCGCGCCTTCCGCGCCGACCTCGGCCTCCTCAACCGCTTCGGCTCCCACGACCGCCTGTGGCTGCGCGCCGCGCTCCGCCGTGACAAGCGGGCCGCGTCCCGTCCTGCGGGCAAGTTCAACGCCGGGCAGAAGATCTATGCGGCCTGGATCGCGGGGGCGACGCTGGTGATGCTCGGCACCGGTCTGATGATGTGGTTCACCCACCTCACGCCCCTGGTGTGGCGCACCAGCGCGACGTTCGTCCATGACTGGCTGGCCCTGACCATCGGCATCGTCCTCGCCGGGCACATTGGCATGGCGCTAGCGGATCCGGAGGCCCGCAGGGGTATGCGGACCGGCAGGGTGAACCGGGAGTGGGCCGAGCGGGAGCACTCCCTGTGGCGGCCTTGAGGCGGTGACGGTCGGGGGCGATCCGGTCAGGAACTCCGCCGGATCGCCGGTGGACAGCACCACCGCACCGAGCGGCGACACCGGACCGACAGTTGTCCCAGTCCCCATGTCCGGCTCCGGGACCACTTCGGGAGCGGCGACGCTGAAGGCCGCCGGCAGGCGTACCTCGGTTCCGGCATACCGGACCGCCACCTCGACGGAGCCCGGCTCCAGCACCGGTACGACGACGGACAGCACCAGCCGATCGCCCGACTCGGACCTCAGCACGGGAACCCCGGGCACCCGCTGCCCACCGACGCTCACGCTCACGTTCGACAGCAGTTCGGCATGATCCATGTACGTGTCTGCCAGCTCGATCCCGATCGCCTCGCCGGGCCGCGCCTCGCCGTCGCCGCCCGTGTCCACCCCGGCGATCCGATAACCGCAGGCCCCGGGCGTGCCGCTCGCCGCGGGCTTCAACCGCACGACGGCGCCGGGATGCCGACGGTGGAAGTCGAGCAGAGAGCCCAGGACGGTGTACGCGGCACGGCCCTTGCAGGTGTCGGCCTTGTCCGCCAGGGCGGCATGGTCCCGGGCCGCCTGCTCCCAGTCGCCGCCCTGGCCCTGCACGGCGAGGCAGGCGGTGGCCAGCCCGCGCAGCAGCGTCCACTCCGCGTCGGCCGGCGTCTCGGGGATCACACGCAGCGCGGCCCGGCACTCGCTGGGGGAGTGGAGCAGGTCGTACACGCTCGCCGGGTCCGGTGTGCCGTCGACGTCCGGTGAGTCGGGGCCGGGCGGGAGCCAGGCGGGGACTTCGAGGAGCTTTTTGCTCATGGAGGGGCTGGGGGAGGAGGGGCTCGGACGCTCACTCACCGTTTCGCCCCGGGACGCGCCGGGCGTGCTCGTGACCGCGGGTACGCCGAAGTGGCCGTCCGGCGACTGCCGTACCGGAGGAGGAGAGCCGCTCGGCGGACCGGTCGGCAGCTTCCGCGTGCCGTCGGAGGGGCCGGCGGTGACGATCGTGCCCCTGCCGTCCGCCGTGAATCCCCCATCACTCGTGAAGGCCGCGGCGGCAACCGCCACCGCCCCTACGACGAGCAGCCCCGAGATACGCATCCCGAGGGAAACCGCCATGACGCCCCCCGAAGTTCCCGCCCCCGAACACTGTGGCAGCCATCAGGGGTCACCTCATCATCGGGCCGAAAGTGCCCCCGCGGAAGCCGCTTCATGTGATCGTCGGCGCGAGTTCAGATGCCGAGCAGCGCGGAAGGTCAGCCCCCGAAGTCCAGCAGCACCTTGCACGACCGACTCCGGTCCGCCGCGAGCGCGAACGCCGACTCGGCCTCCCGCACCGGCACCACCGAGCTGATCAGGCCGTCGAACGAGGCCTCGGCGGCGAGCAGTTCCAGTGCCTCGTCGAACTCCCCGTCGAAGCGGAACGCCCCCCGCAGCTCGATCTCCCGGCTCACGACGAGGTTCCCCGCGAACGGACTCAGCCCCGGCGGCAGCATCCCGAGCTGCACCACGACACCCCCGCGCCGCACCAGCCGCAGACACGTGTCCAGCCCCGCGACGACCCCTGACGCCTCGATCGCGACGTCCACCTCGGCAGGCCACCCGGCATCGTCCGGGTCATCGGCCCGTACGAGGCTGTCGGCGCCGGCGATCCGCGCGTACTCCAAAGCCGTCGGCAGCAGGTCCGTCACCGTCACGTGCGTGGCCCCGGCCGCCTTGGCCGCCGCGACCACCAGACACCCGATGGGCCCGGCACCGGTGACGAGGACATGCCTCCCGGCCACCTCTCCGGCCCGCCGCACCGCGTGCAGCGCGACCGACAGCGGCTCGGCGAGCGCCGCCCGCCGCAGGTCGAGCCCGGCCGGGAGGGGCCTCAACTGGTCTGCGGGGACGACGACTTGGGCGGCGAACCCGCCCTGCACATGCGGGAAGCGCGCCGCGCTGCCGAGGTAGCGGGTGTCCCGGCAGACGTTGCGCCGCCCGTCCGCGCACTCGGGGCAGACCGAGCAGGGAGTGGCCGGGTGGACCGCGACGGCCGTACCGGCGACCGGACCCGATGCCCCGTCGCCGTACGACAGGACCGTCCCGACCACCTCGTGCCCGAGCACCATCGGCTCCTCGAGGCGGAAGTCGCCGACCCCGCCGTGCCGCCAGTAGTGCAGGTCGGAGCCGCAGACCCCGCCGTACCGAACGGCGACGAGGGCCTGCCCGGGGCCGGGCTCCGGCGACGGCAGCTCCTCCACCCGCAGGTCACCCGCACCATGGATCACACAACCGAGCATCCCCGCGGCCTCCTTCACAGCACGCTCGTCATGCCGCCGTCGACATACAGCACCTGCCCGCTGACGAAGTCCGCCGCAGGAGAGGCGAGGAACAGCACCCCGCCCACCAGGTCCTCCGTACGCCCCCAGCGCCCGGCCGGGGTGCGTCGCCGCACCCACGCGCTGAACTCCTCGTCCTCGACGAGAGGTTGGGTGAGCTCGGTCTCGATGTAACCGGGACCCAGGCCGTTGACCTGGACGCCGTGCGGGCCCCAGTCCGCGCACATGCCCTTGGTGAGCATCTTCAGCGCGCCCTTGGTGGCGGCGTAGGGGGCGATGCCGGGGCGGACGACCTCGCTCTGCAGCGAGCAGATGTTGATGATCTTTCCGTGGCCGCGTTCCGTCATCCGCCGGGCGGCCTCCCGGCCGACCAGGAACGCGCTGGTGAGGTTGGTGTTCAGGATCCGGTGCCAGTCGGAGTCCGTGAACTCCAGCAAGGGCGCGCGCAGTTGCATGCCCGCGTTGTTGACCAGGATGTCGAGCGGGCCCACCCGCTCCTCCACATCCGCGATCCCGGCGGCCACCGACGGACCGTCGGTCACGTCGAACACGGCCGTGCGGACGTCGCCGGGCAGCTCCCCGGCGGCCTTGGCGAGGCGTTCGCCGTCCCGCCCGTTGAGGACCACCGTGCAGCCAGCCTCCGCCAGGCCGCGGGCGAGCGCGAGGCCGATGCCCCGGCTGGAGCCGGTGACCAGGGCCTTGCGGCCGCCGATGTCGAAGAGGGGGTGAGCCGTCATCGTCGTACCCCTAAATGATCAGTGAGAGCAGGAGGACCACACCACCGGCGACCACCGAGATGATCGTCTCCATGACGGACCAGGTCTTGATGGTCTGCCCGACGTTCAGGCCGAAGTACTCCTTCACCAGCCAGAATCCGGCGTCGTTCACATGGCTGAAGAAGAGCGAGCCGGCACCGATGGCCAGGACCAGCAGGGCCGCGTGCGTGGTCGACATGTCGGCGGCCAGCGGGGCGACAAGCCCGGCTGCCGAGACCGTCGCCACCGTCGCCGAACCCGTCGCGAGACGGATGGCCACCGCGATCAGCCAGGCCAGCAGCAGCGCCGGGATCGACCAGTCCTCGGAGATGTCCAGGACCATCTGCCCCACACCGGTGTCGATCAGGGTCTGCTTGAAGCCGCCGCCCGCGCCGACGATGAGCAGGATGCCCGCGATGGGCGCGAGGCCCTTCTCGACCAGCGGCGAGATGCGCTCCTTGCCGAACCCGGCGGGCGCGAGCAGCGTGACGATGCCCAGGAGTACGGCGGCGAGCAGCGCGATCATCGGGGAGCCGATGACGTCGAAGACGCGCTGGACGGTGTTGGCCGGGTCGTCGATCACGATGTCGACCAGTGCCTTGGAGAGCATCAGGACGACCGGGAGGAGGATCGTGATCAGCGTGGGCCCGAAGCCGGGGAGCCTGCGCTTGCTCACTTCACCGGATTCACCGGTTTCCTCGGAGGGACGCTGAGGGATCATCCGGTCGGGGGCCGGGACATCCACCCAACGGGCCGCGTACCGCGAGAACAGCGGACCGGCGATGATCACCGTCGGTATGGCGACGAGGACGCCGAGCGCCAGTGTGACACCGAGGTCGGCGCCGACCGCGTCGATCGCGACCAGCGGGCCGGGGTGCGGCGGGACCAGGCCGTGCATCACGGACAGACCGGCCAGGGCGGGGATGCCGATGCGCATCAGCGAGTAGTTGCCGCGCTTGGCGACCATCAGCACGACCGGGATCAGCAGCACGACGCCGACCTCGAAGAACAACGGCAGACCGATGACGGAGGCGATCAGCACCATCGCCCACGGCATGGAGCGCCTGCCCGCCTTGGCGAGGATCGTGTCGACGATCTGGTCGGCGCCGCCGGAGTCGGCGAGCATCTTGCCGAGGATCGCGCCGAGGGCGATCAGCACGCCCACGCCGGCGACCGTGGTGCCGAGGCCGGTGGTGAAGCTGGCGATGGCCTTGTCGAGCGGCGCCCCGGCGATCGCGCCGAGCACGAGCGTTCCGAGGGTCAGCGACAGGAACGCGTGGAGCTTGAACTTGGTGATGAGCAGGACGATGACGGCGATACCCGCCAGGACGGCGATGCCCAGCTGAGCGTGGCCGGCCGAGGTGAGGGGCTCGACGGTGTCCGCTGCCAGCATCTCGACGCTGAGTCTGGTCACGGGGTTCCCTTGCAGGTACGGGGATGGGGGACGCGTGGGGGGTGTCACCGGCGCTTGCCGGTGGGCGCTACCGGCGTTCACCGGTGGGGTGCTACCGCTGTTGCCGGTGTCAGTCGGGAAGTTCGCTCAGCGCCTTCGAGGCCCGCTCGGTGATCTCCTCCGGGCTCCCGGCCACGTCCACGGCGACTCCGGCCTCGTCGGCCTGGAGCGGCTGGAGCGTGGCGAACTGGGAGTCGAGCAGCGCGGTTGGCATGAAGTGCCCCTGCCGATGCGCCATCCGGTCCTCGATGACCTCCCGGTCGCCCGTGAGGTGCACGAACGCCACCCCGGGCGCGGCGGCCCTGAGCCGGTCACGGTACGACCGCTTCAGCGCCGAGCAGCTGACCACCCCGCCGAGCCCGGCCCGCCCGTGCGCCCAGGCGCCGATGGCGTCCAGCCACGGCCACCTGTCCGCGTCGTCGAGCGGGGTACCGGCCGACATCTTGGCGATGTTGGCCTGCGGGTGGAAGTCGTCTCCCTCGGCGTACGGGACGCCGAGCCGGGCGGCGAGCAGGGGACCGATGGTGGTCTTGCCCGTGCCGGCGACGCCCATCACCACGACGACGTGGGGGGTACGCATCACTGCCTCGCTGTCTTCTTCGACATCCGACGCCGACATCCGACGTCGGCCACACTGAAACCCATTAGGTACGACGAATTCAAGACCCTGTGGCAAATAAGTCTGACTTTTTGATCGCGTGATCTGCCCCGTACGCTGAGTGCATGAGCACACCGGGCCGGGGGCTGCACGGCCATGTACTGGAAACCCTCGGCCCCGCGATCGCCGCGGGCGAGTACCCGCCGGGCAGTGTCCTGCGCACGGACGAGCTGGCCCAGCGCTTCGACGTGTCGCGCTCGGTGATGCGGGAGGCGGTCCGCGTCCTGGAGTCCATGCACCTGGTGGAGTCCCGCCGCCGCGTCGGCGTCACGGTCCGTCCCAAGGCCGAGTGGAACGTCTACGACCCGCAGGTCATCCGCTGGCGCCTGGCCGGCGCCGACCGCCCCCAGCAGCTGCGCTCACTCACCGTCCTGCGCTCGGCCATCGAACCGGTCGCGGCAGGCCTGGCCGCCAAGTACGCCACCGCCGACCAGTGCGCCGAACTCACCGAATGCGCCCTCGGCATGGTCGCCCACTCCCGCGGCCACCAGCTGGAGGGCTACCTCATCCACGACGTCGCCTTCCACCGCGTCATCCTCAACGCCTCCGGCAACGAGATGTTCGCCCGCCTGGGCGACGTGGTCGCCGAGGTCCTCGCGGGCCGCACCCACCACGAGGTCATGTTCGAGGACCCCGACCCGGCCGCGGTCACCCTGCACGTCCAGGTCGCGGAGGCGGTCCGCGCGGGCGACGCGGCCAGGGCGGAACACCTGACCCGCGAGATCACGGTCGGCGCCCTCCAGGAGCTGGACATCCTCGCCCCATGAGCGAATCGGGCCGACGGGCGGACATCGACCGCGTCATCGAGCCGCTGAACGCGAACATGCCCAAGGCGGGCGGCTTCGGCTTCGAGGCGATCCGGCGGCTGGGGAACCCGGTGCCGCTCCTGGTGCGGAACAACGGCGACGAGCAGCCGCAGTTGTGGCTGGAGCCCGCCGGGCAGGACTACTGGCTCGACCCTGGGCCGACGTCCTGGTTCGCGACGGTCACCGACCACTAGGGGAACGAGGCCGTTCCGGGTCGCAAGGACGTCACCTGGTCAGTCCAGGAACTTCCCCGTGTCAGTCCAGGAACTCCCCGTCCACATACACCCACGCCCCGTCGACCCGCTCGAACCGGCTCCGCTCATGCAGCGCCCCGCCCCGGAACGAGGCGCGGAAGGTCACCGTCCCCGTGGAGTGGAACGCCGAACCATCCGTCGTCTCCAGGATCTCCAGCCCGGTCCACCGCATCCCGGGGTCGAGGTCCAGCCGCGCCGGCCGCGTCCGCGGATGCCAGGTCCGCAGCAGGTACGCCACCTCGCCCTTGACGAACGCGCTGTACCGCGACCGCATGAGCGCCTCGGCGGTGGGCGCGGCAGCGGCAGCGGCAGCGGCACCGGAGTGGAACCGGCCGCAGCAGTCGTCGTACGCCTTGGGCAGCCCGCACGGGCAAAAACGCGTCGTCATGCCCGCCATTGTCCTAGCCCGCCGTCCGCGTCAGGGCCCCGGGCAACGGCGGCAGCGCCGTCCCGTACACCCACGCCTCGAACAGCTCCTCCACCGGCTCGGTCGCGAAGCGGGCCACATGCGAGGCGAAGGCGGCCGTCGTCACCGTTCCGCCCCGGTGCAGCTGTCCCCAGGCGCGCAGCATGCGGAAGAAGGCGATGTCGCCCAGCGCGCAGCGCACCGCGTGCAGGACGAGGCCTCCGCGCTCGTACAGCCGATCGTCGAACATCGACTTACGACCCGGATCCGCCAGCCGCAGATCCTGCGGCAGAGACGCCAGCAACCGGTGTGCGGCAGCGGCGAGTTGCTGCGCCGTACGCCCGCCCGACCGCTCCGACCACAGCCACTCGGCGTATTTCGCGAACCCCTCGTTCAGCCAGATGTGCCGCCAGTCCGCGATGGACACACTGTTGCCGAACCACTGGTGCGCCAGCTCGTGCGCGACCAGCCGCTCCGAACCGCGCGCCCCGTCCACGTGGTTGGCGCCGAACAGCGACAACCCCTGTGCCTCGACCGGGACATCGAGTTCCTCCTCCGTCACGACGACCGCGTACTCGTCGAAGGGGTACGGCCCGAACAGCTCCTGGAACAGCTCCATCATCTGCGGCTGGCGCGCGAAGTCCCGGGAGAACTCCGGCAGCAGCTGCGCCGGGATGTGCCCGTGCTGCGGTACCCCGCCCAGGCCCGGGTCGCCCAGCAGCACCGTCTGGTACTTGCCGATCGACAGGCCGACCAGATAACTCGACGTCGGCGCCGACTGCTCGTACACCCAGGTGGTCGTGGACGCCTTCGTCGTACGGGTCAGCAGGCGCCCGCCCGCCACCACCGCGTACGCCGACGGCGTGGTGATCGAGATCTGGTACGACGCCTTGTCGGCGGGCCGGTCGTTGCACGGGTACCACGACGGCGCCCCGATCGGCTGGCTCGCCACCAGCGCCCCGTCCTCCAGCTCCTCCCAGCCGAGCCCGCCCCAGGGGCTGTTCACCGGCTTGGGGTTGCCCGCCCAGTGCACCTCGACCGTGAAGGCGGCCCCGGCGCGGATCGGCTTGGCGGGGCGCACGCGCAGCCGCCCGCCGCGGTGCGTGTAGTGCGGCTGCCGTCCGTCGACCCGGACCCGCCCGATCCTGAAGTCGGCCAGGTTCAGCACGAACTCGGTGAGCGGCGTCCGTCCCGCTATGGCGTTGATCCGGGCCGTCCCCGACAGCCGGTTCGGGGCCGGGCGGTAGTCCAACGCCAGCTCGTACCGGTGCACCCGGTAGCGCGAGTCGCCGTGCTCCGGGAAGTACGGGTCCACGCCCGCCGTCTGCTGAACTGCCACTGCTGTCTGTGCTCCCTGCGCCGTACCGCTGCCACTCCGTGCCGGCCCACCGATCTCCGGCTCCGAGTGAGCCGGCATCAGGGACGCCATGCCTCGATCGGATTGCCGAGCCAACGGGTGTCGTCGGGGACGGACTCCCCGGCCATGACGAGCGACGCGGGACCCAGTGTCGTACGGGCCCCGATCGCGCTGCCGGGCAGAACGATCCCGCCAGGACCCAGCGTCGCGCCCTCTCGGAGGACCACAGTATCCGTCCGCAAGATCCGGTCGTGGAAGAGGTGCGTCTGCAGCACGCAACCCCGGTTCACGGTGGCCGCGTCCTCCAGCGTCACCAGATCGGTCTCCGGCAGCCAGTAGCTCTCCACCCAGACGCCCTTGCCGATCCGCGCGCCCAGCCCGCGCAGCCATGCCGTCATCACAGGCGTACCGGGAACCGAACCCGCCAGCCACGGCACGGCGAGCACCTCGACGAAGGTGTCGGCGAGCTCGTTGCGCCACACGAAGCCGCTCCACAGCGGATGCTCCCCGCTGCGGTGCCGCCCCACGAGCAGCCACTTCGCGACGATGGACACGAGCCCCGCCACGGCCCCCGCCCCGAGCAGCACCAACCCCGCCAGCAGCGGCGCCCACACCCCCAGCGCGCACAGCGCCGCCACCGTCAGCACCGCCAGCCACGCCGAGCAGAACACCGGCACGATCCGGCACAGCTCCACCAGACCGCGCGCCCACAGCAGCCGGGCCGGCGGATCGTACGTCCGGCTCTGGTCGCCGCCCGCCGCGGCACGCGGCAGCTTCACCGGCGGCAGCCCCAGATACGACGTGCCCTTCTTGGCCTTCTTCGGCGTCGCCGACAGCACGCCGACCAGCCCGCCGTCCGGCACGGTCCGCCCGGGCGCCGTCATCCCCGAGTTCCCGAGGAAGGCCCGCCGCCCGATCTCCGCCCGCCCGATCCGCATCCAGCCGCCACCGAGCTCGTACGGCGCGGTCAGCGTGTCGTCGGCCAGGAACGCGCCCTCGCCGACCGTCGTCAGGCTGGGCAGCGCCAGCACGGTCGACACCTCGGCACCCCGCCCGATCCGCATCCCGAGCAGCCGCAGCCACACCGGCGTGACCAGCCCGGCGTACAGCGGGAACAGCGTCTCCCGCGAGCGGTCCATCAGCTGCGTGACCGTCCAGGCCTGCCACCCGACCCGGCTGTGCGTCGGGTGCGTGCCCTCGCGCAGGCCGAGGCTCAGCAGCCGTACGGCGATCAGCAGCAGCACGGCGTACGCCAGCCCGAAGGCGAGCGTCGCCGGTACGAGCGCCAGCGCGGCGCCCGTCAGGGGCGCCTCCGGCGTGAAGAGCACCCGGGCCACGAGGAACGCGGCCCCGCCCGCCAGCACGGGCAGCGCGGTCAGCGCGAAGCCGGTGAGGCCGTACATCACACGCCAGTACGTCCCGCGCCGCGGCCGGTCCTTGGGCCAGTTGCGCTTGGCCTTGCCCAGCTTGACCGCCGGCGCGCCCGCCCACCGCTGACCGGTGGGAACCTGCCCGGTGACCGCAGAACCGGGCGCCACCTCGGCCCGCTTGCCCACCCGGGCACCGGGGAAGAGGATGCCGCGCGTGCCGACGACGGCGTGCGCGCCCACCTTCACCGCGCCGATCTCCAGCCGGTCCCCGTCCAGCCACCACCCGGACAGATCCACCTCGGACTCGACGGCCGCGCCCCGCCCCAGCTTGAGCAGCCCGGTGACCGGCGGCAGCGAGTGCAGGTCCACATCGGGCCCGACCTTGGCGCCCAGCGCCCGCGCGTACCGCTCCAGCCAGGCCCCGGTCAGCGAGGTCGCCCCGCTGAACTCGGCCAGCCGCTCGGCGGCCCACAGCCGCAGATGCACACTGCCACCGCGCGCGTACCGACCCGGCTTCACGTCCCGGAGCAGCAGCCGCGCGCCCCCGGCGGCCAGCGCGAGCCGCCCCGGCGGGCTGAACAGGACGACGGCCCCGACCGCGACGAGCCACCAGGGCGCTGTCGGCAGCCACGCGTAGGCCGGCAGCAGATTCCCGAGCGCGGTCAGCGCGACCGTCCAGCGCAGCCCGAGCAGCGTGAACAGCGGAACCAGGAGCAGGAGTTGGATCACCTGCGCGCGCCGGGGCACCGGCGCGACGATCCGCTCCGCCCCGTCGTCCTGCGCGGACTGCTCCAGCCGCCGGGCCAACTTCCGCAGCACCGGCTGCTGGTAGATGTCCAGGACGGCCGCGCTCGGATAGCGCGTCCGTAGCCGTGTCGTCAGCTGCGCGGCGGCCAGACTGCTGCCGCCGATCGCGAAGAAGTCGTCGCAGGCGCCGGAGACGGGGATGCCGAGCACCTCGGCCCACTGCTCGGCGAGCCACGCCTCGGTGCCGTAGAGCTGCTCCGCCGGACCACCGCTTTCGAGCCCCTCCAGCGGCCAGGGCAGCGCGTTACGGTCCACCTTGCCCGAAGTACGGGTCGGCAGCTCCTCGACCGGCGCGAGCAACGGCACGAGCGCGGCGGGCAGTTCGGCCCGCAGCTTCTCCACCGCGGCCGCGTGATCCCAGCCGTCCTGGGTGACGACGTACCCGACGAGCAGCTGATTCCCACTGCGAGCGGTCCGCACGGCGGCAGCCGCACCGGCCACACCCGGCAGCGCCTGGAGCGCGGCATCCACCTCACCGAGCTCGATCCGCCGCCCACCGAGCTTGATCTGCTCGTCGGCCCGCCCGAGGAAGACCAGCCCCTCGGGCTCCGCCTTGACGAGGTCACCACTGCGGTACGCCCGCTCCCAGCCCAGCGACTCCAGCGGCGCGTACTTCTCCGCGTCCTTCTCGGCGTCGAGATACCGGGCCAGCCCGACCCCGCCGATCACCAGCTGCCCGCTGCCGCCCATCGGGACGGGCTCCCCGGCCCCGTCGACGACGGCCAGCTCCCAGCCGTTCAGCGGCAGCCCGATCCGGATCGGCTCCTCCCCGCTCATCAGGGAGGCACAGGCCACGACGGTCGCCTCGGTCGGCCCGTAGGTGTTCCACACCTCGCGCCCCTCGG
Above is a window of Streptomyces sp. DT2A-34 DNA encoding:
- a CDS encoding M1 family metallopeptidase, which translates into the protein MAVQQTAGVDPYFPEHGDSRYRVHRYELALDYRPAPNRLSGTARINAIAGRTPLTEFVLNLADFRIGRVRVDGRQPHYTHRGGRLRVRPAKPIRAGAAFTVEVHWAGNPKPVNSPWGGLGWEELEDGALVASQPIGAPSWYPCNDRPADKASYQISITTPSAYAVVAGGRLLTRTTKASTTTWVYEQSAPTSSYLVGLSIGKYQTVLLGDPGLGGVPQHGHIPAQLLPEFSRDFARQPQMMELFQELFGPYPFDEYAVVVTEEELDVPVEAQGLSLFGANHVDGARGSERLVAHELAHQWFGNSVSIADWRHIWLNEGFAKYAEWLWSERSGGRTAQQLAAAAHRLLASLPQDLRLADPGRKSMFDDRLYERGGLVLHAVRCALGDIAFFRMLRAWGQLHRGGTVTTAAFASHVARFATEPVEELFEAWVYGTALPPLPGALTRTAG
- a CDS encoding YchJ family protein, with the protein product MTTRFCPCGLPKAYDDCCGRFHSGAAAAAAAAPTAEALMRSRYSAFVKGEVAYLLRTWHPRTRPARLDLDPGMRWTGLEILETTDGSAFHSTGTVTFRASFRGGALHERSRFERVDGAWVYVDGEFLD
- a CDS encoding FadR/GntR family transcriptional regulator → MSTPGRGLHGHVLETLGPAIAAGEYPPGSVLRTDELAQRFDVSRSVMREAVRVLESMHLVESRRRVGVTVRPKAEWNVYDPQVIRWRLAGADRPQQLRSLTVLRSAIEPVAAGLAAKYATADQCAELTECALGMVAHSRGHQLEGYLIHDVAFHRVILNASGNEMFARLGDVVAEVLAGRTHHEVMFEDPDPAAVTLHVQVAEAVRAGDAARAEHLTREITVGALQELDILAP
- a CDS encoding gluconokinase — translated: MRTPHVVVVMGVAGTGKTTIGPLLAARLGVPYAEGDDFHPQANIAKMSAGTPLDDADRWPWLDAIGAWAHGRAGLGGVVSCSALKRSYRDRLRAAAPGVAFVHLTGDREVIEDRMAHRQGHFMPTALLDSQFATLQPLQADEAGVAVDVAGSPEEITERASKALSELPD